One Nocardia iowensis DNA window includes the following coding sequences:
- a CDS encoding proline racemase family protein — MRSNMIISAIDTHTEGMPTRVITGGVGAIPGDTMAARRMYFAQHLDGLRRLLVNEPRGHAAMSGAILQQATTEDGHYGVLFIEVSGLLPMCGHGTIGVATALVEAGMVPVTEPVTEIRLDTPAGRVVASVAVSGGHADSVTLRNVPAYCDSLDNEVEVPGIGPVRYDMAYGGNFYAIVDLGKLGLPFDRAHKGRILDAGLRIMASINEFRRPVHLEDERIGGCKHVLFLDPAAEPAHTRHAMAIHPGWFDRSPCGTGTSALLARQHARGYLTEDQVLQNDSFIGTTFYARAVETATVGGRPAIVPAITGRAWLTGTANYLLDPTDPFPEGFVF; from the coding sequence ATGCGCAGCAACATGATCATCTCCGCCATCGACACGCACACCGAGGGCATGCCGACCCGGGTGATCACCGGCGGGGTCGGCGCCATCCCCGGCGACACCATGGCGGCCCGGCGGATGTACTTCGCCCAACACCTCGACGGGCTGCGCAGGCTGCTGGTCAACGAGCCGCGCGGCCACGCGGCGATGAGTGGCGCGATCCTGCAGCAGGCCACCACCGAAGACGGCCACTACGGTGTGCTGTTCATCGAGGTCAGTGGGCTGCTGCCGATGTGCGGGCACGGCACCATCGGCGTCGCGACCGCCCTGGTCGAGGCGGGCATGGTGCCGGTCACCGAGCCGGTCACCGAAATCCGGCTCGACACCCCGGCCGGACGGGTCGTCGCCTCGGTCGCAGTCAGCGGCGGCCATGCCGACTCGGTCACGCTGCGCAACGTGCCCGCCTACTGCGACAGCCTGGACAACGAGGTCGAGGTACCAGGCATCGGCCCGGTGCGCTACGACATGGCCTACGGCGGCAACTTCTACGCCATCGTCGACCTCGGCAAGCTCGGGTTGCCGTTCGACCGGGCGCACAAAGGCCGGATCCTCGACGCGGGCCTGCGAATCATGGCGTCCATCAACGAGTTCCGGCGTCCGGTACACCTCGAGGACGAGCGGATCGGTGGATGTAAGCATGTGCTGTTCCTCGACCCGGCCGCCGAGCCCGCGCACACCCGCCACGCGATGGCCATTCACCCGGGCTGGTTCGACCGCTCGCCCTGCGGCACCGGCACCTCCGCGCTACTGGCGCGCCAGCACGCCCGTGGTTACCTCACCGAGGATCAAGTGCTGCAAAACGATTCGTTCATCGGCACCACCTTCTACGCGCGGGCCGTCGAAACCGCCACGGTCGGTGGTCGACCCGCGATCGTGCCCGCGATCACCGGCCGCGCGTGGCTGACCGGGACCGCGAACTACCTGCTCGACCCCACCGATCCCTTCCCCGAGGGTTTCGTCTTCTGA
- a CDS encoding dihydrodipicolinate synthase family protein yields MSEPITSAVSKPWHGILVATTLPFAEDYSVDYDAYAQHVQWLAANGCHGVSPNGSLGEYQTLDDEERARVVTTAIAAAPAGFTVMPGVAAYGALQARKWAEQAATAGAQAVMLLPPNTYRGGRDSVLDHYRTVAEVGLPIVAYNNPIDTRIDLTPDLLAELHGEGLIVAVKEFTGDVRRFYEIKELAPELDVLVGSDDVVLELGIAGAVGWVAGYPNAIPRATVELYNAAVNRDLDKALPLYRELHKLLRWDSKTEFVHAIKLSMELAGRPGGKCRPPRVPLAPELVAKISEDTRDVLAKGYR; encoded by the coding sequence ATGTCCGAACCGATCACCTCAGCAGTGAGCAAGCCCTGGCATGGAATCCTGGTCGCGACGACGCTGCCGTTCGCTGAGGACTACTCGGTCGACTACGACGCCTACGCGCAGCACGTGCAGTGGCTGGCGGCCAATGGTTGTCACGGTGTGAGCCCGAACGGGTCGCTCGGCGAGTACCAGACCCTCGACGACGAGGAGCGCGCCAGGGTGGTCACCACGGCCATCGCGGCTGCCCCGGCGGGATTCACGGTGATGCCGGGAGTCGCGGCGTACGGGGCGTTGCAGGCGCGCAAGTGGGCCGAGCAGGCCGCCACGGCGGGAGCGCAGGCGGTAATGCTGCTGCCGCCGAACACCTATCGAGGCGGCCGGGATTCGGTACTCGATCACTACCGCACCGTGGCCGAGGTGGGTTTGCCGATAGTCGCGTACAACAACCCGATCGACACCCGCATCGACCTGACCCCGGATCTTTTGGCCGAGCTGCACGGCGAGGGACTGATCGTGGCGGTCAAAGAGTTCACCGGCGATGTGCGCCGGTTCTACGAGATCAAGGAACTCGCACCGGAACTCGACGTGCTCGTCGGGTCGGACGACGTGGTCTTGGAGCTCGGCATCGCGGGCGCGGTGGGCTGGGTGGCCGGCTACCCCAACGCGATCCCGAGGGCGACGGTCGAGCTGTACAACGCGGCGGTCAACCGGGACCTGGACAAGGCGCTGCCGCTGTATCGCGAGCTGCACAAGCTGCTGCGGTGGGACTCGAAGACCGAGTTCGTGCACGCGATCAAACTGTCGATGGAGCTGGCCGGGCGCCCGGGCGGGAAGTGCCGTCCGCCGCGGGTTCCGCTGGCACCGGAATTGGTCGCGAAGATCAGCGAGGACACTCGTGACGTGCTGGCCAAGGGCTACCGGTAA
- a CDS encoding NAD(P)/FAD-dependent oxidoreductase yields the protein MTGAAPRATAMRGTDVLIIGGGMIGCALADRLTLAGAAVRVCERGGVASGTTAHGEGNVLVSDKGPGPELALAQLSRRLWPAVLERIAERLPVDAAAVEWEPKGGIVVATTDAGAAALVDFAESQRGAGVRCEDLDANQLAAAEPALTRDVCAAVHYPEDAQVQPAGAATALLAAAIAAGAVLETRCEVTAPLINAGRLIGVQTSRGPRHADVVINAAGPWSSTVSHLLGAPIAIKPRRGDVLITAPMPPTVFHKVYDADYVGAVGSSDAALQSSAVVESTRGGPLLLGSSRRQCGFDDRLRPDSLAAIARRAIRLYPVLAEVAIMRAYGGFRPYVDDHLPVIGPDPRLPGLWHATGHEGAGIGLSVGTAQLISSALAGQTDEVDIAAFTVDRPAVITQSTEPSTKKVLR from the coding sequence ATGACCGGAGCCGCGCCCCGCGCCACCGCCATGCGGGGAACCGACGTCCTGATCATCGGTGGCGGCATGATCGGCTGCGCGCTCGCGGACCGGCTCACGCTGGCCGGTGCCGCGGTCCGCGTCTGTGAGCGGGGCGGGGTGGCCTCCGGAACCACCGCGCACGGTGAAGGGAATGTGCTCGTCTCGGACAAGGGTCCTGGGCCGGAGTTGGCGCTCGCCCAGTTGTCCCGGCGACTGTGGCCCGCTGTCCTCGAGCGGATCGCCGAGCGCCTGCCTGTCGACGCGGCGGCCGTTGAATGGGAGCCCAAGGGCGGCATAGTCGTCGCCACCACCGATGCGGGCGCCGCCGCCCTGGTCGACTTCGCCGAGAGCCAACGTGGCGCGGGCGTGCGGTGCGAGGACCTGGACGCAAACCAGTTGGCCGCGGCCGAGCCCGCTTTGACCCGCGACGTGTGCGCTGCCGTGCACTACCCGGAGGACGCCCAGGTGCAACCGGCCGGTGCGGCGACCGCTCTGCTCGCCGCGGCGATCGCGGCGGGCGCGGTGCTCGAGACGCGGTGCGAGGTAACCGCGCCGCTGATCAATGCCGGCCGATTGATCGGAGTGCAGACCAGCCGTGGACCGCGGCACGCCGACGTCGTGATCAATGCGGCAGGCCCGTGGTCCAGCACGGTATCGCACCTGTTGGGCGCGCCGATCGCGATCAAGCCGCGGCGGGGCGACGTGCTCATCACCGCGCCGATGCCGCCGACCGTCTTCCACAAGGTCTACGACGCGGATTACGTAGGAGCCGTTGGTAGTTCGGACGCGGCGCTGCAATCCTCGGCCGTTGTCGAGTCGACTCGGGGCGGCCCGCTGCTGCTCGGCTCGTCACGTCGCCAATGCGGCTTCGACGACCGGCTCCGCCCGGACAGCCTGGCCGCCATCGCCCGCAGGGCAATTCGCCTGTACCCCGTGCTCGCCGAGGTCGCGATCATGCGGGCCTACGGCGGCTTCCGCCCCTACGTGGACGATCACCTCCCGGTGATCGGGCCCGATCCGCGACTACCCGGACTGTGGCATGCCACCGGGCACGAGGGTGCGGGCATCGGCCTGTCGGTCGGCACCGCCCAACTGATTTCGTCCGCGCTTGCCGGACAGACAGACGAGGTCGACATCGCGGCCTTCACCGTCGACCGCCCCGCCGTCATCACTCAGTCCACCGAACCGAGCACGAAGAAGGTACTCCGATGA
- a CDS encoding (2Fe-2S)-binding protein, with amino-acid sequence MSPHLIPADVDPVGRADRALTVTVDGVPMPGAHGQTLATVLLAGGRSQWRTAPSGGSRGVFCGIGVCFDCVATVNGIPDVRLCRRPARDGDIVTTQTRLSGDAR; translated from the coding sequence ATGAGCCCGCATTTGATTCCGGCGGATGTCGATCCGGTCGGCCGCGCCGATCGGGCGCTGACGGTCACCGTGGACGGGGTACCGATGCCGGGTGCGCACGGCCAGACGCTCGCCACCGTGTTACTTGCCGGAGGGCGCTCGCAGTGGCGCACCGCACCGTCCGGCGGTTCGCGCGGCGTGTTCTGTGGCATCGGCGTGTGTTTCGACTGCGTCGCCACCGTCAACGGCATCCCGGATGTCCGGCTGTGCAGGCGCCCCGCCCGCGATGGCGACATTGTCACCACTCAGACCCGACTGTCCGGAGACGCACGATGA
- a CDS encoding amino acid permease, translating into MKTVVPRPARPPLTKRGVLRRMPVIVTDTGDFKKSMGLWQLVALSLGGLVGAGVFSLAGVVANEVAGPAVLISFAIAIIASGAAGLCYAEFAGMVPRAGSAYTYSYVALGEIIGFMIGWDLLLEYTAIVSVVAIAVSGYLNYITHYIGFDLPTWALGAPGTGAGHKVDLFAVLLCLLLAYLLSRGTRESARVQTGLVALKMVIVAIVVVAGAFHIKAGNYQPFFPFGVGGAVSGAALAFFAVYGYDAMSAAAEESKDGKKLMPKAIMISLGIASVVYLLVCLVIVGMVNYTDINVASPFSSAFDTVGMGILGLVIAVGAVVGVTTSAFANMLAVTRVGFAMSRDGLLPSYFGKSSPVRKVPTRVIWPVGIVSALIAGFLPIREAAELTNVGILMAFIVVALGVLRLRRTRPDVERAFRTPLVPVVPLIGIVFSVWLISHLTWVTWLRFLVWLLLGLAVYLAFSYRHSKLNNVESELF; encoded by the coding sequence ATGAAGACCGTCGTCCCCAGACCCGCGCGCCCGCCGCTCACCAAGCGTGGCGTGCTGCGAAGAATGCCGGTAATCGTCACCGATACAGGCGATTTCAAGAAGAGCATGGGTCTGTGGCAACTCGTCGCGCTCAGCCTCGGCGGACTGGTCGGGGCGGGCGTGTTCTCCCTGGCCGGTGTGGTGGCCAACGAGGTGGCGGGCCCCGCCGTGCTCATCTCGTTCGCCATCGCGATCATCGCATCCGGGGCGGCGGGCCTCTGCTACGCGGAATTCGCGGGTATGGTCCCGCGAGCGGGCTCGGCCTACACCTACTCCTATGTCGCGCTCGGCGAGATCATCGGCTTCATGATCGGCTGGGATCTGTTGCTGGAATACACCGCCATCGTGTCGGTTGTCGCGATCGCGGTGTCCGGGTATCTGAACTACATCACCCACTACATCGGATTCGACTTGCCCACTTGGGCACTCGGCGCGCCGGGCACCGGCGCCGGGCACAAGGTCGATCTCTTCGCGGTCCTGCTCTGCCTGCTGCTGGCATACCTGCTCTCCCGGGGCACCCGCGAATCCGCCCGGGTACAAACGGGACTCGTCGCCTTGAAGATGGTCATCGTCGCCATCGTGGTGGTCGCGGGTGCATTCCATATCAAGGCGGGCAACTATCAGCCGTTCTTCCCGTTCGGCGTCGGCGGCGCGGTATCCGGTGCGGCCCTTGCCTTCTTCGCGGTCTACGGCTACGACGCGATGAGTGCCGCGGCGGAAGAATCCAAGGACGGCAAGAAACTGATGCCGAAGGCGATCATGATCAGTCTCGGCATCGCGTCGGTGGTCTACCTACTGGTCTGCCTGGTCATCGTCGGGATGGTCAACTACACCGATATCAATGTCGCATCGCCGTTCTCCAGCGCGTTCGACACGGTGGGGATGGGCATCCTCGGCTTGGTCATCGCGGTCGGGGCCGTCGTCGGCGTCACCACATCGGCGTTCGCGAACATGCTCGCGGTGACCAGGGTCGGCTTCGCGATGAGCCGAGACGGCCTGCTGCCGTCGTACTTCGGCAAGTCCAGCCCGGTCCGCAAGGTGCCGACCCGGGTGATCTGGCCGGTCGGCATCGTGTCCGCCCTAATCGCCGGATTCCTGCCGATCCGGGAAGCCGCCGAGCTCACCAATGTCGGCATCCTGATGGCGTTCATCGTGGTGGCGCTCGGCGTCCTGCGGCTGCGCCGGACACGCCCGGATGTCGAGCGGGCTTTCCGCACCCCCTTGGTGCCGGTGGTGCCGTTGATCGGGATCGTTTTCTCGGTGTGGCTGATCAGCCACCTCACCTGGGTCACCTGGTTGCGGTTCCTGGTCTGGCTGCTGCTCGGTCTGGCGGTGTACCTCGCCTTCAGCTACCGGCACTCGAAACTGAACAATGTTGAAAGCGAATTATTCTGA
- a CDS encoding alpha/beta fold hydrolase translates to MRNGMRAAAALVAAIAATTLVTACGDKAASGPDWCPTVPGHRVDCGIQSRPLVADKPELGTVAVSYAVIRRSKLDAPAAGTIAPNPGGPGVPLIAQAAQAAQLSTQLLDDHDLLLIDPRGTGLSSPLDCGASEAEYTLGTRDLQQQTVARCGEQLGARAAGYTSAATADDFDAVREQLGIPKLVLYGFSYGTYLMPIYAERHPDHVQSIVLSGAYPRDFDLLSRPNAEAVSLALQRICERRQVCDGATAVADLRTVARRLAVQPISIGAPNPLQLNESKLGTLIFEVATTGVGADPQARTLLGMLPAALHASAQGDDTALRQFAERAAAEPTAENIDLYIAVACNDYPTLWSREAGLPERERQYRHGLAAAGPDGVGAFSAEGFGAAQRDGGDACIRWPNITRPQPVPARDTLPNVPVLVVSGDLDAITPDANGQRVAAGFPQATFLSVPNTGHVPDLEPSGCVTDIVARFIRSGSTGPTSCIESIPPIAVTAVPR, encoded by the coding sequence ATGCGCAACGGAATGCGGGCAGCCGCTGCCCTGGTAGCGGCAATCGCTGCCACGACGCTGGTCACGGCATGTGGTGACAAGGCAGCGTCCGGCCCGGACTGGTGCCCGACGGTGCCGGGTCATCGGGTCGACTGCGGTATCCAGTCGCGCCCATTGGTAGCGGACAAACCGGAATTGGGCACGGTCGCCGTGAGTTACGCGGTCATTCGGCGCAGCAAGCTCGACGCACCGGCCGCGGGCACAATCGCACCGAACCCGGGTGGGCCCGGTGTGCCACTGATCGCCCAGGCCGCGCAGGCGGCGCAACTGTCCACGCAACTGCTCGACGATCACGATCTGCTGCTCATCGACCCGCGCGGCACCGGACTGTCCAGCCCGTTGGACTGCGGCGCGAGCGAAGCCGAATACACACTCGGCACCCGCGACCTACAGCAGCAGACGGTGGCACGATGCGGCGAACAGCTCGGTGCGCGCGCCGCCGGATACACCTCGGCCGCTACCGCGGACGATTTCGACGCGGTCCGCGAACAGCTCGGCATCCCGAAACTGGTGCTCTACGGCTTTTCCTACGGCACCTACCTGATGCCGATCTACGCCGAACGCCACCCCGACCACGTGCAGTCCATCGTGCTGTCCGGCGCCTATCCGCGCGACTTCGATCTGCTGTCGCGTCCCAACGCCGAGGCGGTATCGCTTGCGCTCCAACGAATCTGCGAGCGACGCCAGGTTTGTGACGGCGCGACCGCCGTCGCGGACCTGCGCACGGTGGCACGGCGGTTGGCTGTCCAGCCGATCTCGATCGGTGCGCCGAACCCGTTGCAGCTCAACGAAAGTAAGCTGGGCACTCTCATCTTCGAGGTGGCAACCACCGGCGTAGGCGCCGACCCGCAAGCCCGCACCCTGCTGGGCATGCTGCCCGCGGCACTGCACGCCTCGGCCCAGGGCGACGACACGGCGCTGCGCCAGTTCGCCGAACGCGCCGCCGCCGAACCGACCGCGGAGAACATCGATCTCTACATCGCCGTTGCCTGCAACGACTACCCGACACTCTGGTCGCGCGAGGCGGGATTGCCGGAGCGCGAGCGGCAATACCGGCACGGGCTGGCGGCAGCCGGACCCGACGGCGTCGGAGCCTTCAGCGCCGAAGGATTCGGCGCGGCCCAGCGCGACGGCGGCGACGCATGCATCCGCTGGCCGAATATCACTCGCCCGCAACCGGTTCCGGCCCGCGACACCCTGCCGAACGTTCCGGTACTGGTGGTCTCCGGCGATCTCGACGCCATCACCCCCGATGCGAACGGCCAACGGGTAGCTGCCGGTTTCCCACAAGCAACATTCCTGTCGGTCCCCAACACCGGCCACGTCCCGGATCTGGAACCCAGCGGTTGCGTCACCGACATCGTGGCCCGATTCATCCGGTCCGGCAGCACCGGACCGACCTCCTGCATCGAGTCCATCCCACCCATCGCGGTTACCGCAGTCCCGCGCTGA
- a CDS encoding SRPBCC family protein: MTDKTEPSRVVSASREIAAKPEQIFELIADPVQQPLWDGNENLANAAAGQRVRGVGDMFTMTLTNGAVRENHIVEFEEARRIAWFPAEPGQQPPGHLWRWELEPLDETRTRVTHTYDWSELTDEKRLIRARATTPDKLQASIDRLAELAERL, translated from the coding sequence ATGACGGACAAGACCGAACCTTCTCGTGTGGTGAGCGCCAGCCGTGAAATCGCGGCGAAGCCGGAACAGATCTTCGAGTTGATCGCCGACCCGGTACAGCAGCCGCTGTGGGACGGCAACGAGAATCTGGCGAACGCCGCAGCGGGACAACGGGTGCGCGGGGTCGGCGACATGTTCACCATGACCCTCACCAACGGCGCCGTCCGCGAGAACCACATCGTGGAGTTCGAAGAAGCCCGTCGCATCGCCTGGTTCCCCGCCGAGCCCGGCCAGCAGCCGCCGGGCCATCTGTGGCGCTGGGAACTCGAGCCCCTGGACGAAACCCGCACCCGCGTCACCCACACCTACGACTGGTCCGAGTTGACCGACGAGAAGCGCCTCATCCGTGCCCGAGCCACCACGCCGGACAAGCTTCAGGCCTCCATCGACAGACTGGCCGAACTCGCCGAACGGCTGTGA
- a CDS encoding GntR family transcriptional regulator, with protein MIERLDIPKRPTLREHVSDALRAAIISGELEPGVLYSAPWLSERFGVSPTPVREAMLDLVKQGLVISVPNKGFRVTEISDADLDSIAKIRMLLEPPSVRSIAGTIPESDIPGLRDQADKIVEAAKRGDLVEYVDADRRFHLMLLDYCHNPRLSQIVGDLRAQTRLFGLAALVERGELDKSAQEHHTILDLIEQHRDEELERFLRKHIGHVRGIWAAGNAPDEDDL; from the coding sequence ATGATCGAACGGTTGGACATACCCAAGCGGCCCACGTTGCGCGAGCACGTGTCCGACGCGCTGCGTGCCGCGATCATCTCCGGTGAGCTCGAGCCCGGGGTGCTCTATTCGGCGCCGTGGCTGTCGGAGCGCTTCGGGGTCTCCCCCACCCCGGTCCGCGAGGCGATGCTGGACCTGGTCAAGCAGGGCTTGGTGATCTCGGTACCGAACAAGGGTTTCCGGGTCACCGAGATCTCCGACGCGGACCTCGATTCGATCGCCAAGATCCGGATGCTGCTGGAACCGCCGAGTGTCCGCTCGATCGCAGGCACCATTCCCGAATCCGACATCCCAGGACTGCGGGATCAGGCCGACAAGATCGTCGAGGCGGCCAAGCGCGGCGACCTCGTCGAATACGTCGACGCCGACCGCCGATTCCATCTGATGCTGCTGGACTATTGCCACAACCCGCGACTGTCCCAGATCGTCGGTGATCTACGCGCCCAAACCCGCCTGTTCGGCCTGGCCGCGCTCGTCGAGCGCGGCGAGCTGGACAAATCCGCGCAGGAACACCACACCATCCTCGACCTGATCGAACAGCACCGAGACGAGGAGCTCGAGCGCTTCCTCCGCAAACACATCGGCCACGTCCGCGGCATCTGGGCCGCCGGTAACGCTCCGGACGAAGACGATCTGTAA
- a CDS encoding FAD-dependent oxidoreductase: MSRHVVVIGGGPAGAAAAESALRHGATVTLIDSNEALGGQYNRRIPAAYGVRQPLSIGHGYDSAARRARLLIEHPRCEYLPLAAVYQIERGLDGACPAVRLLIGVEGDRRVHRVVAGHALVLATGAYDRVCPFPGWDLPGVYTAGAAQTLAKTQRVLVGRSVLLSGTGPFLLPVAQSLAENGTEVRAVLEANPGRRIARHWAAKPWQLRHSAGKAVELAEYVACGVRHRIPLRTARAVVSVAGDGRVEEATIARLDADWVPIPGSHRTVPVDAVAVSHGFTPQHELAVAAGARLTADGFVRVDESQRTSAENVWAAGEITGIGGAQVAAVEGTVAGLAAAGAAADRSLLARHRTAQQFVARLAAAHPIGPGVLTWSQPDTVLCRCEGTTRAELTDAWSRAGGDSYRPAKLATRAGLGPCQGRMCAANIEALRSRLCSDGAADDASPATGLAAASPAWRPLAAPVRLREIAELDNEGPS; this comes from the coding sequence ATGAGCAGGCATGTCGTGGTGATCGGTGGCGGCCCGGCCGGTGCCGCGGCGGCCGAATCCGCACTCCGGCACGGCGCGACCGTGACCCTGATCGACTCGAACGAGGCGCTGGGCGGCCAGTACAACCGGCGCATACCCGCCGCGTACGGCGTCCGTCAGCCACTGAGCATCGGGCACGGGTACGACTCGGCCGCCCGCCGCGCGCGCCTGCTGATCGAGCACCCGCGCTGCGAATACCTGCCGCTGGCAGCCGTTTACCAAATCGAACGCGGGCTCGACGGTGCCTGTCCGGCTGTGCGATTGCTGATCGGCGTCGAAGGCGACCGTCGGGTGCACCGCGTGGTCGCGGGCCACGCACTGGTGCTCGCCACCGGCGCTTACGACCGAGTGTGCCCGTTCCCCGGCTGGGACCTGCCCGGCGTCTATACCGCCGGTGCCGCACAGACTCTCGCGAAGACGCAGCGCGTGCTGGTCGGCCGGTCCGTGTTGCTCTCCGGCACCGGCCCGTTCCTGCTTCCGGTCGCGCAGTCACTCGCCGAGAACGGCACCGAGGTCCGAGCGGTGCTCGAGGCCAACCCCGGCCGCCGGATCGCCCGGCACTGGGCCGCCAAGCCGTGGCAATTGCGGCACAGCGCGGGTAAGGCCGTCGAACTGGCCGAGTACGTGGCGTGCGGTGTGCGACACCGGATTCCGTTGCGCACCGCGCGGGCGGTAGTCTCGGTGGCGGGTGACGGCCGGGTGGAGGAGGCCACCATCGCCCGGCTCGACGCGGACTGGGTGCCGATCCCCGGCAGTCACCGCACGGTGCCGGTGGACGCGGTCGCGGTCTCGCACGGATTCACCCCGCAGCACGAACTCGCGGTCGCCGCCGGAGCGCGTCTCACCGCGGACGGCTTCGTGCGGGTCGACGAGAGCCAGCGGACGAGCGCCGAAAATGTCTGGGCGGCAGGGGAAATCACCGGCATCGGCGGCGCCCAGGTCGCCGCCGTCGAGGGTACTGTCGCCGGTCTGGCCGCGGCGGGCGCCGCCGCGGACCGCTCGCTACTGGCTCGCCACCGCACCGCCCAGCAATTCGTGGCACGGCTCGCGGCCGCGCACCCGATCGGGCCGGGCGTGCTGACCTGGTCGCAACCCGACACCGTGCTCTGCCGGTGCGAGGGCACCACCCGTGCCGAGCTGACCGACGCTTGGTCCCGCGCCGGCGGTGACAGTTACCGGCCCGCCAAGCTGGCCACCCGCGCCGGACTCGGCCCATGTCAGGGCCGGATGTGCGCGGCGAATATCGAAGCGTTGCGCAGTCGGCTCTGCTCCGACGGCGCCGCCGACGATGCCTCTCCCGCAACAGGTCTCGCCGCGGCCTCGCCCGCGTGGCGGCCGCTGGCCGCTCCGGTGCGCTTGCGCGAGATCGCCGAACTCGACAACGAAGGACCGTCCTGA
- a CDS encoding aldehyde dehydrogenase (NADP(+)), producing MTDSTVESVRDTTADEVDAIAVAAAGAAGPWAAMSLADRAGVLRGVADRLDAHAAELIPVAMRETHLAEARLAGELRRTSFQLRLFAQTVLDGYFLDVRIDSADADWPMGAPRPDLRRMNVALGPVVNFAASNFPFAFSVAGGDTAAALAAGCPVIVKASPGHPELSRAVGRLVDQALAEFGAPSGTFGLVFGRDAGVQVLTHPAIAAAAFTGSTAGGRALYDLACRRPVPIPFYGELGSINPVFVTEAAARTRAAEIASGLLSAVSASAGQLCTKPGLVAIPEGATLFTELAELTRTGPVPTGEMLNEGIAAGFTRAVEHVRAQPNVELLAGGEPGEALLLATTARTVLSDPDALLHEMFGPATLLVSYRDTTELLELARSVGGQLTVSIFGDHVDDTVRALTAAAVGTAGRVLWNSWPTGLSVTYAQQHGGPYPATTSPTSTSVGTASISRFLRPVVYQSVPDDLLPLELRSDNPLSIPRSVNGARPQ from the coding sequence ATGACCGACAGCACGGTCGAATCCGTTCGCGACACGACTGCCGACGAGGTCGACGCGATTGCCGTCGCGGCCGCAGGTGCCGCGGGCCCATGGGCGGCAATGAGTCTGGCCGATCGAGCGGGAGTGCTGCGCGGCGTCGCCGACCGGCTCGACGCGCACGCCGCCGAGCTGATCCCGGTGGCGATGCGGGAGACGCATCTGGCCGAAGCGAGGCTGGCCGGCGAACTCCGGCGCACCAGTTTTCAGTTGCGGCTGTTCGCGCAGACCGTGCTCGACGGCTACTTCCTCGACGTGCGCATCGATAGCGCGGACGCCGACTGGCCGATGGGTGCGCCGCGGCCGGATCTGCGCCGGATGAATGTCGCGCTCGGTCCGGTGGTCAACTTCGCGGCCAGCAACTTTCCGTTCGCCTTCTCCGTCGCGGGTGGCGACACCGCCGCCGCGCTCGCCGCGGGCTGCCCGGTGATCGTCAAAGCCAGTCCCGGGCACCCCGAACTCTCCCGTGCGGTGGGCCGCCTCGTCGATCAGGCACTTGCCGAATTCGGCGCTCCGAGTGGCACTTTCGGCCTCGTCTTCGGGCGCGATGCCGGAGTCCAGGTACTCACCCATCCCGCCATCGCCGCTGCCGCCTTCACCGGCTCCACCGCGGGCGGACGGGCGCTGTACGACCTGGCGTGCCGTCGGCCGGTGCCGATCCCGTTCTACGGGGAACTCGGCTCGATCAACCCGGTATTCGTCACCGAGGCGGCCGCGCGGACGCGGGCAGCGGAGATCGCATCGGGACTGCTGAGCGCGGTGAGTGCGAGCGCGGGCCAGCTGTGCACCAAGCCGGGCCTGGTCGCAATACCAGAGGGCGCAACGCTTTTCACCGAACTGGCCGAGCTGACCCGGACCGGTCCGGTGCCGACAGGGGAAATGCTCAACGAGGGGATCGCCGCCGGGTTCACCCGCGCCGTCGAGCACGTGCGCGCGCAGCCGAACGTGGAACTGCTGGCGGGCGGCGAGCCCGGCGAAGCGCTACTGCTCGCCACCACGGCGCGCACGGTGCTGTCCGATCCCGACGCACTGCTGCACGAGATGTTCGGCCCGGCAACACTTCTGGTCAGCTACCGGGACACCACTGAATTGCTCGAGCTGGCCCGTTCAGTGGGTGGGCAGCTGACCGTCTCCATATTCGGCGACCACGTCGACGACACCGTCCGGGCGCTGACCGCCGCCGCGGTGGGCACGGCCGGGCGGGTGCTGTGGAACAGCTGGCCCACCGGACTCTCGGTGACCTACGCGCAGCAGCACGGCGGACCCTACCCGGCAACCACGTCGCCGACCTCGACCTCCGTTGGTACCGCGTCGATCTCGCGCTTCCTGCGACCGGTGGTGTACCAGTCGGTGCCGGACGACCTGCTGCCGCTCGAATTACGTTCGGACAACCCGCTTTCCATCCCACGATCGGTGAACGGGGCGCGGCCGCAATGA